A single region of the Epinephelus moara isolate mb chromosome 16, YSFRI_EMoa_1.0, whole genome shotgun sequence genome encodes:
- the bcas2 gene encoding pre-mRNA-splicing factor SPF27 encodes MAGTASVAGEVFVDALPYFDQGYDAAGVREAAAALVEEETRRYRPTKNYLSYLPTPDFSAFETEIMRNEFERLAARQPMDLLSMKRYELPAPSSGQKNDITAWQECVNNSMAQLEHQAVRIENLELMSQYGTNAWKVYNDNLAFMIEMAQKELQKFRKQIQDLNWQRKNDQLAGGGKLRELESNWVSLVSKNYEIERAIVQLENEITQLRQQQGDENKENIRQDF; translated from the exons ATGGCCGGAACGGCTTCGGTAGCTGGTGAAGTGTTCGTCGATGCTCTGCCGTACTTTGACCAAGGTTACGATGCAGCAGGTGTCCGGGAAGCG GCTGCAGCgttggtggaggaggagaccaGAAGATACCGACCTACCAAGAACTACCTGAGCTACTTGCCTACACCGGACTTCTCTGCTTTTGAG ACGGAAATTATGAGGAATGAATTTGAGCGGCTGGCGGCTCGGCAGCCTATGGATCTCCTGAGCATGAAGAG ATATGAGCTGCCAGCACCCTCATCAGGACAGAAGAATGACATCACAGCATGGCAGGAGTGTGTGAACAACTCGATGGCTCAGCTAGAGCACCAGGCGGTCCGAATTGAGAACCTGGAGCTCATGTCGCAGTATGGAACCAACGCATGGAAAGTCTACAACGA TAACCTCGCCTTCATGATTGAGATGGCTCAGAAGGAACTTCAGAAATTCAG gaAGCAAATTCAAGATTTAAACTGGCAGCGTAAGAATGATCAGTTAGCAGGAGGAGGCAAACTGCGAGAGCTGGAGTCAAA CTGGGTGTCTCTGGTCAGTAAGAACTACGAGATCGAGCGAGCCATCGTCCAGCTGGAGAACGAAATAACTCAGCTCAGACAACAGCAGGGGGACGAGAATAAGGAGAACATCCGACAGGACTtctaa